The proteins below are encoded in one region of Vespula pensylvanica isolate Volc-1 chromosome 4, ASM1446617v1, whole genome shotgun sequence:
- the LOC122628889 gene encoding dedicator of cytokinesis protein 9 isoform X3: MSERKFTRGLGKPGMAAQLRETVSQVVRESTVQSKPHLVDPIDFESFVLKNKTLLQNDPQRELLLYPPDDVSQVVLPRRYRTIVPTAQYISDNDEEGGSLLTKECLRSYTSNWNLVHYKYSAYNGSYLDLPKITKADDLKDEVYEIDTEVDQVDEDLIKNNGITREGYLMKGPEIGSSDRMFAHIGSKSFKRRFCHLRQEVDGTYILEFFKDEKKGEAKLAIVMDFCTEVVKNPKRGRYCFELRMTGTHKSYTLAADNETDMQDWLSKLNSVLQHYKQQEEKRAASLERTCNTPPPSPQPMQVYGTLKGLEQSMNPQLIKYSRETDTSIALARRENRKPLFSLYSHMLRVKASTGNSTEHNIDPYKEQFGHRIFIKCESLKFRLQAPIDEKETLCQVEPYQTTLCLFDAKHGRKLTENFYFDVNHEIVQGMIKELSPISVMTESNENISLPEELKTVPLDWIKHPKQAIFHVSNPHPDIFLVVRIDKILQGNICQTSEPYIRTTKDPRLGLKVHKQVRACCQRLGNYRMPFAWAARPLFRLYSNELDTSPDFPAIYRQEGNKIRDEELLKLLSEYRKPEKLSKLTVIPGWLKIKIESIIEIPENTLSTSLAPLKPFPIPPVNDPTLEIAEFESTSEKDVHPYTTYVNHLYVYPQTLSFDTQKIFTRARNIACIIELRDDDGENVEPLRCIYGRPGTPLLCVRASCAVLHHNAIPSWYEEIKIRLPTKLHSKHHLLFSFYHISCDMNKKKENGIENCVGYAWAPLLYKGRLNVDMDVNVQVLPVATHLPQGYLSIQPLGLGKGVRNAGPDITWIDSQRPIFTVAFQLISTVFTRDPHLYNLFAHAERILDTRPSVMPSDTETCKILKAAHAIQLVTAITFLPTILNQLFTLLTYDIGEEVGLYIIRVLIHIINMIHEAGRKEILQAYIKFVFLSPTQATCNMTVHEQLGKYLPILLQPNNTDFLVINKFMRHSNFFFEIMIKSMAQYLLTTGRIKMHRNERFSKEYHERIKYLLDVIMPYIINKYKEMPVETHELNKSLAQLLKHCLTFMDRGFVFRLINSYVDKFSPGDPRTLHDFKFTFLQIICSHEHYISFNLPMMQSRISPRENTEKEPECNGMLRQYSCTPIFIVVSYCSHNLMNEYCLSEDFCKHHFLVGLLLQEVKISLNEIMQIRKVAITTLRDLLAKHELDDRYQNKGQLSRIASIYIPWLEIVLENLMRLQSVHDSSKIENKHNDINRISTSSSFLATKDIANSTITAGTPKSIHRLTLNLDTQSPIRASIHLRDSTYFAAIAGQGLVNGYSCTSIESDTSTMSGASQSNISQETAIIRESVENGISDKKRHSRSLSVTQASPRCDKLQSSEVKDILLCFLFVIKYLGDHQVIAWWQQCSDSEILSFFTVIEISLHHFKYVGKRQIAANIINNSGKPRTVKAMTLPARMAPPDFTTESPTTGTLQPHNTVTRENLIESDSGKMYQALLEANMATEVGLIALDCLGLFCIHFKDALLADDGENPIMQKLFNIYLSFLQVGQSETLLRHVFAGLRAFLNNYSIALFQGNAALCGRLCYELLRCCNSKLSSIRQESCALLYLLMRSNFEFTSRKGLTRVHLQVIISVSQMLGNVIGLNNSRFQESLSLINSYASSDKVMKGTGFPVEVKDLNKRIRTVLMATAQMREHNNDPEMLVDLQHSLANSYASTPELRHTWLETMARNHARDGNYSEAACCQLHIAALMAEYLKLKKVHTWGAEAFDSISVNISRDERSLKLDAGVQDIHYTEYLLLEQLELCAEMLEKAERFELLGHLYRLIVPMYEEKRNYEALANCYTHLAQACNKIVEVTKSGKRLLGRFYRIAFFGSAYFEEENGQEYIYKEPKVTSLSEISERLHHLYSEKFGLENVKMIMDSVPVNVGELDSKIAYIQVTHVTPYFDKIELDTRQTEFEQNHNVSCFMFETPFTKDGRVRANPEDQWKRRTILTTQYSFPYIKKRIVVIEKRIMELSPIEVALDEMRQRVQELEDVALIAPTDVKKLQLRLQGSICVTVNAGPLAYASAFLDPALSPQYPDDKVEELKDVFREFVKICYTALQINSKLITPDQHEYQEVLRENYQKLCQSLSSLLGEPIWSDEQVGSFKRNSAALFSVISGANSHTSTA; the protein is encoded by the exons ATGAGCGAAAGGAAATTCACACGCGGCCTGGGAAAGCCGGGTATGGCCGCACAATTACGAGAGACGGTTTCTCAGGTTGTACGCGAAAGTACCGTACAG agtAAACCACATTTAGTTGACCCTATAGATTTTGAGAGCTTTGTGTTGaagaataaaacattattacaGAATGATCCACAAAGAGAATTATTGCTTTATCCGCCGGACGACGTTTCT caAGTCGTCTTACCGAGACGTTATCGCACTATTGTGCCAACGGCGCAATATATTTCGGATAATGACGAAGAAGGTGGAAGTCTCCTGACCAAAGAATGTTTACGAAGTTACACCTCCAATTGGAATTTGGTACATTACAAATATTCTGCATACAACGGGAGTTATCTCGATTTACCCAA aatAACGAAAGCAGATGATCTCAAAGATGAAGTATATGAAATTGATACGGAGGTGGATCAAGTCGATGAG gatttaatcaaaaataatggGATTACAAGGGAAGGATACTTGATGAAAGGACCTGAAATTGGAAGTTCCGATCGAATGTTTGCTCATATAGGCtcaaaatcttttaaaagacGTTTTTGTCATTTAAGACAGGAAGTCGATGGGACATacattttagaatttttcaaagatgagaaaaagggCGAAGCTAAATTAGCAATAGTAATGGACTTTTGTACAGAAGTTGTTAAAAATCCAAAACGTGGAAGATACTGTTTTGAGTTGAGAATGACAGGAACTCACAAGTCTTATACATTAGCGGCCGATAATGAAACAGATATGCAAGATTGGTTATCAAAATTGAATTCTGTATTACAACATTATAAACAACAGGAAGAGAAACGTGCTGCATCTTTAGAAAGAACATGTAatactcctcctccttctcctcaaCCAATGCAG GTATATGGAACATTGAAAGGTTTGGAACAGAGTATGAATccacaattaattaaatactcCAGGGAAACTGATACAAGTATAGCATTAGCTAGACGGGAAAATAGGAAACCTTTGTTTAGTCTATATTCCCACATGTTACGCGTAAAAGCATCTACAGGAAATTCTACTGAACACAATATTGATCCATATAAGGAGCAATTCGgacatagaatttttattaaatgcgAAAGTCTTAAGTTTAGATTACAAGCTCCGattgatgaaaaagaaactcttTGCCAAGTGGAACCGTACCAAACAACATTATGTCTTTTTGATGCAAAACACGGCAGGAAACTcactgaaaatttttatttcgatgttAATCATGAAATTGTACAAGGAATGATAAAGGAATTAAGTCCTATTAGCGTTATGACAGaatctaatgaaaatataagttTGCCTGAAGAATTGAAAACTGTACCATTGGATTGGATAAAACATCCAAAGCAG gCTATATTTCATGTTAGTAATCCTCATCCCGATATATTTCTTGTGGTAAGAATAGATAAGATATTGCAAGGAAATATATGTCAAACTTCTGAACCATATATAAGAACAACTAAAGATCCAAGATTAGGATTAAAAGTACATAAACAAGTTAGAGCATGTTGCCAAAG attagGAAATTATAGAATGCCATTCGCTTGGGCCGCCAGACCTTTATTTAGACTATATAGCAACGAGTTGGATACTTCTCCAGACTTTCCAGCAATATATAGGCAGGAAGGGAATAAAATCAGAGATGAAGAGTTATTAAAACTGCTTTCAGAGTATAGGAA ACCCGAAAAACTTAGCAAACTAACTGTTATACCTGGAtggttgaaaataaaaattgaatccATCATTGAGATACCAGAAA ATACGTTGTCGACATCCTTGGCTCCCTTGAAACCATTTCCCATTCCACCTGTAAACGATCCAACTCTTGAAATTGCAGAATTTGAAAGTACGTCTGAAAAGGATGTTCATCCTTATACCACATACGTCAATCATCTTTATGTTTATCCACAAACTTTGTCTTTTGATACTCAGAAGATATTCACAAGAGCTAGAAATATTGCGTGTATCATTGAATTACGAGATGATGATGGAGAAAATGTGGAACCTTTAAGA tgCATCTATGGCCGTCCAGGTACACCATTGTTGTGCGTACGAGCGTCCTGTGCAGTGTTACATCATAACGCTATTCCATCTTGgtacgaagaaattaaaataagattacCAACAAAACTTCATTCAAAACATCACttgcttttttcattttatcatataagCTGTGatatgaataagaaaaaggaaaatggaatTGAAAATTGCGTTGGTTATGCTTGGGCTCCGTTGTTATATAAAGGGAG ACTCAATGTAGATATGGATGTAAATGTTCAAGTTCTACCTGTTGCAACGCATTTACCACAAGGATATCTTTCCATTCAACCCCTTGGTCTGGGAAAAGGGGTAAGA aaTGCTGGTCCAGACATTACATGGATTGATTCACAAAGACCAATATTTACAGTagcttttcaattaatatcaaCAGTATTTACTCGCGATCCTCATTTGTACAATCTCTTTGCTCATGCCGAACGAATTCTGGATACAAGGCCATCTGTAATGCCGTCGGATACAGAAACGTGCAAAATATTGAAAGCAGCGCATGCAATACAGTTGGTGACAGCGATTACTTTTCTTCCTACTATATTAAATCAATTGTTCACACTATTGACATATGATATCGGCGAAGAAGTAGGATTGTATATTATTAGAGTACTAATAcacattataaatatgatacatGAAGCtggtagaaaagaaatacttcAGGCTTACATCaag TTTGTCTTTCTATCGCCAACACAAGCAACCTGTAATATGACTGTTCATGAACAATTAGGAAAATACCTACCAATACTATTACAACCAAACAATACGGATTTCTTGGTAATTAACAAATTCATGCGTCattctaatttcttctttgaGATAATGATTAAAAGTATGGCACAATATCTACTTACTACTGGTAGAATAAAA ATGCatagaaatgaaagattttcGAAAGAGTATCATGAACGCATCAAGTATCTATTAGATGTAATTATgccatatataataaataaatacaaagaaatgcCGGTTGAAACTCATGAACTAAATAAAAGCCTTGCTCAATTGTTAAAG caTTGCCTAACATTCATGGATCGTggtttcgtttttcgtttgaTCAATTCATACGTGGATAAATTTTCTCCTGGAGATCCACGCACTCTACATgattttaaatttacatttcttcAAATCATTTGTTCTCACGaacattatatatcttttaatttaccAATGATGCAGTCTCGTATTTCACCTAGAG AAAATACTGAGAAAGAGCCAGAATGTAATGGTATGTTAAGACAATATTCATGTACTCCCATCTTTATTGTGGTTTCTTATTGTAGCCATA ATTTGATGAATGAATACTGCTTATCAGAGGATTTTTGTAAGCATCATTTTTTGGTTGGCTTATTACTCCAAGAAGTCAAGATATCTCTTAATGAAATCATGCAAATTCGAAAAGTTGCCATAACTACTTTAAGAGATCTCTTAGCTAAGCACGAACTGGATGATAGATACCAAAATAAG GGACAATTGAGTAGGATAGCATCCATTTATATACCATGGTTAGAGATAGTATTGGAAAATTTGATGCGTTTACAATCTGTACATGACAGttctaaaatagaaaataaacacaatgatataaatcgaatatcAACTAGCAGTTCCTTTTTGGCAACTAAAGATATTGCTAATAGTACTATAACAGCAGGCACTCCCAAGTCCATTCACAG actTACATTAAATTTGGATACGCAATCTCCAATCAGAGCATCTATTCATCTACGAGATTCTACATATTTTGCTGCTATCGCTGGACAAGGTTTGGTGAATGGCTATTCTTGTACCAGTATAGAATCAGATACATCAACAATGTCAGGTGCCTCGCAATCAAATATATCGCAAGAAACAGCAATTATTCGCGAATCTGTAGAAAATGGTATAAGTGATAAAAAAAGGCATTCTCGTTCTTTGAGCGTTACACAGGCTTCACCTAGATGTGATAAATTACAATCCTCCGAAGTTAAGGATATAttgctttgttttttattcgtcaTCAAATATTTAGGCGATCATCAAGTTATTGCATGGTGGCAACAATGCAGTGATTCCGAGATATTAAGTTTTTTTACAGTAATTGA gaTAAGTCTTcatcattttaaatatgttgGTAAAAGACAAATAGctgcaaatataataaataattctggAAAACCGCGTACAGTAAAAGCAATGACATTGCCAGCTAGAATGGCACCACCAGATTTCACTACTGAAAGTCCAACTACTGGTACACTGCAACCACATAATACTGTTACTAGAGAGAATCTTATTGAAAGTGACAGTGGTAAAATGTATCAGGCTTTACTAGAGGCAAATATGGCTACAGAAGTTGGTCTTATAGCACTTGACTGCCTAGGCCTCTTTTGTATTCATTTTAAg gATGCACTTTTAGCAGATGATGGAGAAAATCCAATAAtgcaaaaattattcaatatctatttatccttTCTTCAAGTCGGTCAATCGGAGACATTGCTACGTCACGTGTTTGCTGGACTTCGggcatttttaaataattattctattgcTTTGTTTcaag gaAATGCGGCGCTTTGTGGGCGATTatgttatgaattattaagatGTTGTAATAGTAAACTTAGTTCTATTAGACAAGAGTCATGTGCTTTACTATATCTGCTTATGAGAAGTAATTTTGAATTTACTAGTAGAAAAGGATTAACAAGAGTGCATTTACag gTAATAATCTCAGTTTCACAAATGCTTGGAAATGTGATTGGTTTGAATAATTCAAGATTTCAAGAATCATTGTCATTGATAAATAGTTATGCTTCTTCTGATAAAGTGATGAAAGGTACTGGTTTTCCAGTTGAAGTTAAAGATTTGAATAAAAGAATTCGAACAGTTTTAATGGCAACAGCACAAATGAGGGAACATAACAATGATCCCGAGATGCTTGTTGATTTACAACATAGTTTGGCCAATTCTTATGCCAGTACACCCGAATTGAGACATACTTGGTTGGAAACTATGGCTAGAAATCATGCGAGAGATGGAAATTATTCCGAG GCGGCTTGTTGCCAATTACATATTGCAGCTTTAATGGcagaatatttgaaattgaagAAAGTTCATACATGGGGAGCAGAGGCTTTTGACAGTATTTCCGTGAACATTTCTAGAGACGAGCGTAGTCTTAAGCTCGATGCTG GCGTTCAAGATATTCATTACACAGAATATTTATTGCTCGAGCAATTGGAACTTTGTGCtgaaatgttagaaaaagCAGAACGTTTTGAATTACTCGGACATTTGTATCGTTTAATAGTTCCTatgtacgaagaaaaaagaaattatgaggCTTTAGCAAATTGTTATACACATTTAGCACAAGCTTGCAATAAAATTGTCGAAGTCACCAAATCCGGTAAACGACTTCTTGGGAGATTTTATAGAATTGCATTTTTTGGATCT GCatatttcgaagaagaaaatggccaagagtatatatataaagaaccTAAAGTGACGTCATTGTCAGAAATTTCAGAACGTCTTCATCATTTGTATTCAGAGAAATTTGGTTTAGAAAATGTCAAAATGATAATGGATTCCGTACCCGTCAATGTCGGTGAATTAGATTCAAAAATAGCATATATTCAAGTGACGCACGTAACTCCGTACtttgataaaatagaattagaCACTCGTCAAACGGAATTTGAACAAAATCACAACGTATCTTGTTTCATGTTCGAAACTCCATTTACGAAAGATGGCCGGGTAAGGGCAAATCCTGAAGATCAGTGGAAAAGAAGAACTATTTTAACAA cacAATATTCCTTTCCGTACATAAAAAAACGTATAGTAGTgattgaaaagagaataatggaACTTAGTCCCATCGAAGTGGCTTTAGACGAAATGAGACAACGCGTTCAAGAACTAGAGGATGTGGCTTTAATAGCTCCAACTGATGTAAAGAAACTTCAATTACGGTTGCAAGGAAGCATTTGTGTGACAGTAAATGCCGGTCCACTTGCTTATGCCTCTGCATTCTTAGATCCAGCACTTTCTCCGCAATATCCTGATGATAAAGTCGAAGAGTTAAAGGATGTTTTTAG ggaatttgtaaaaatatgttatacaGCTTTGCAGATCAACAGTAAATTAATTACTCCCGATCAGCACGAATATCAGGAAGTATTACGCGAAAATTATCAAAAGCTTTGCCAAAGCTTGTCGTCGTTATTGGGTGAACCTATATGGTCAGACGAACAAGTTGGAAGCTTTAAACGTAACAGCGCGGCTCTGTTTAGTGTCATTAGTGGTGCTAATAGTCACACGAGCACAGCCTAA